Part of the Kitasatospora sp. NBC_00374 genome is shown below.
ATCCGGGCCAGGTGGCTCTTCACCGTCAGTGCGGACAGGCCCATGGCGACACCGATCGCCTTGTTGGACTGGCCCTCGGCGACCAGCCGGAGCACCTCGACCTCACGGCCCGACAGCTCGCGGTACGCGGAGCTCTGGGTGCCGGGAGCGCCCGGTGCGCCGGGTGCACCCGGGACGCCGGCCGCACCGGGCACGCCCGGCATGCCGGGGCGCCGCATCCGGCCGGCCATTCCGGCGGCGCCGAGCGGCATACCGGGGCGGCCCGGCATCGCGACGTTGGTCCGCGTGCCGGTGACGACGTAGCCCTTGACGCCGCCGGCCAGCGCGCTGCGGACCGCGCCGATGTCGTCGGCGGCGGAGAGCGCCAGGCCGTTGGGCCAGCCCGCGGCCCGGGTCTCGGCCAGGATCGTGAGGCCGGAGCCGTCCGGCAGATGGACATCGGCGATGCAGATGTCGCGGGGGGTGGTGACCCGGGGGCGGGCCTCGGCAATCGAGGAGACCTCGATGACGTCGCGCACACCCAGGGCCCACAGGTGGCGGGTGACGGTGTTTCGGACGCGTGGGTCGGCGATGACCACCATGGCGGTGGGCTTCGTCGGACGGTACGCGACCACGTTTGCGGGGTGCTCGAGAAGGACCGACACCAGGCCTCCTGGGTGGAGTGGCGGACGGAACCCCGATGGGGGCGGTCGGAGTGTTCCGCGGGTGGAAAGGGTCACTGACACCTTCGGCAGCATCCGTGCCCGGCTTTAGCGAAAGATCACGATCTAGTGAGTAACAATACGGACAAATCGCGCAGGTGACTGATGCGACATGCCCAGAAATCGTACAGATTCGATCAAATCCGGATCGGAATGATCACGTCCGGGCAGGTAATTGACACAGTGCGCGACAGAAGTCACAATCCGTCAGTCCTGCGGGTGGCATGGCGCGCTGGACGCCGGGATGACCCTCAGTGGGGGCGCGGACGGCGGCGCGCGGGCATCGGTACCACTCCGCCGAGTGACGGGGCGTCGGCCGGCGGCAGTGGCGTGGGCACCACCGGCGGCAGGCCGGCGCAGACGCACAGGAGATCGCCCCAGGCGGCCAGGTGGCGTTCGAACCGGCCGTCGGACGGCGTCCAGGACGCGCGCAGTTCGATCTCGGTGGAGGACGGCCGGTCGGCGAGCGCGCCGAAGTACTGCGAGGCGCAGTGGGTCACCGTGCCGCCCGGCGCGGTGTACCCGGCGCCGTGGGCCTGCAGGGCGTCCATCAGCCAGGCCCAGCCGACCTCGGAGAGCATCGGGTCGCCGGCCATCTCGGGCTCCAGCTCGGCGCGGGTCATGGTGACCACCCGGAAGTCGCCGTGCCAGGAGTCCTGCCCTGCGGGGTCGTGCAGCAGCACCAGCCGGCCGTCGGCCAGCTCCTCGCCGTCCACCTCGACGGTCGCGGCGACCGCGTACGCGAACGGGGCCAGCCGGCGCGGCGCGGGTGTGGGGGAGAGCACCAGTTCGGGGCGCAACCGCGCCCCGGCCAGCGCCTCGACCGCGTCCTGGAACTCGATCGGCGCCGACTCCTTGCCCGTTCCTCCACCGTGTGCGGGGTGCCCGCCGACCGCTGCCATGCTCTGAAGACTAGGTGGCCGGGCGCCGCATTCCGAGTACCTTTCGCCGGTCCGGCGTGCCGGAAGCCCCGCGAAGGCGCCCATTCTGGAGGAATTCACCACTTGCCGGGGCCGGGCGCGCTCGGGGCGCGTGCGAAGATTTGGAGCGTGAGCGAGACTTCCGCGGCCACCCCCGCAGCCCAGACCGGTCAGCAGCCCCTCGCGCGCCGCGGCGCCGCGCACGACTCCGCCTTCCTGCGCGCTGCCCGTGGCGAGCCGGTGCCGCACACCCCGGTCTGGTTCATGCGGCAGGCCGGCCGCTCCCTGCCGGAGTACCTGAAGGTGCGCGAGGGGATTCCGATGCTGGAGTCCTGCATGCGGCCCGACCTGGTCAAGGAGATCACCCTGCAGCCGGTCCGCCGGCACAAGGTGGATGCCGCGATCTTCTTCAGCGACATCGTGGTGCCGCTGAAGGCCGTCGGCATCGACGTCGAGATCAAGGGCGGGGTCGGCCCGGTGATCGCCGACCCGATCCGTACCGCCGAGGACCTCAAGCGGCTGCGCCCGCTGGAGCCGGACGACATGCCGTACATCACCGAGGCCGTCGGCCTGCTGGTGGACGAGCTCGGCGGCACCCCGCTGATCGGCTTCGCCGGAGCGCCGTTCACGCTGGCCAGCTACCTGGTCGAGGGCGGCCCCTCGAAGAGCTACGAGAACACCAAGGCCATGATGTACGGCGCGCCCGAGGTGTGGGCCGAGCTGGTCGACCGGCTGGCCGGCATCACCGCGGCCTTCCTGAAGATCCAGATCGAGGCGGGTGCCTCCGCGATCCAGCTCTTCGACTCCTGGGCCGGCGCGCTCGCCCCCGAGGACTACCGCCGCTCGGTGCTGCCCGCCAGCACCAAGGTGTTCGACGCGGTCGCCTCCTACGGCGTGCCGCGGATCCACTTCGGC
Proteins encoded:
- a CDS encoding LuxR C-terminal-related transcriptional regulator — protein: MSVLLEHPANVVAYRPTKPTAMVVIADPRVRNTVTRHLWALGVRDVIEVSSIAEARPRVTTPRDICIADVHLPDGSGLTILAETRAAGWPNGLALSAADDIGAVRSALAGGVKGYVVTGTRTNVAMPGRPGMPLGAAGMAGRMRRPGMPGVPGAAGVPGAPGAPGAPGTQSSAYRELSGREVEVLRLVAEGQSNKAIGVAMGLSALTVKSHLARIARKLGTGDRAGMVAVALRTGIIH
- a CDS encoding DUF3000 domain-containing protein, producing MAAVGGHPAHGGGTGKESAPIEFQDAVEALAGARLRPELVLSPTPAPRRLAPFAYAVAATVEVDGEELADGRLVLLHDPAGQDSWHGDFRVVTMTRAELEPEMAGDPMLSEVGWAWLMDALQAHGAGYTAPGGTVTHCASQYFGALADRPSSTEIELRASWTPSDGRFERHLAAWGDLLCVCAGLPPVVPTPLPPADAPSLGGVVPMPARRRPRPH
- the hemE gene encoding uroporphyrinogen decarboxylase; its protein translation is MSETSAATPAAQTGQQPLARRGAAHDSAFLRAARGEPVPHTPVWFMRQAGRSLPEYLKVREGIPMLESCMRPDLVKEITLQPVRRHKVDAAIFFSDIVVPLKAVGIDVEIKGGVGPVIADPIRTAEDLKRLRPLEPDDMPYITEAVGLLVDELGGTPLIGFAGAPFTLASYLVEGGPSKSYENTKAMMYGAPEVWAELVDRLAGITAAFLKIQIEAGASAIQLFDSWAGALAPEDYRRSVLPASTKVFDAVASYGVPRIHFGVNTGELLGLMGEAGADIVGVDWRVPLDVAAERVGPGKGLQGNLDPAVLYAPTAVVETKAREVLDAAAKAVGDSHHIFNLGHGVMPSMDPDALSRLVAFVHEASAR